The Bacteroidales bacterium region AAACGGAATGGACTGGATGTACGCAAACTGCAGTGTAACAGCCCAGCGGGGTGCTCTTGACTGGAGGCACAGATTCCGTGAAGCCGTTTTACCGGTTTTTGAGCAGCTTTATGAAAGCGTTAAAAACGGAACGGAAACCCGTATAGTACTTGAAAAAACCAGTGGACCTGACTACCGCGACAAGCTGAATGCCGAACTGAAAGAAATGCGGGAATCGGAACTCTGGCAGGCAGGAGCTCAGGTGAGAAAACTTCGGCCCAAGGTTTGATACCAAAAATTTCGTAAATTGAGGCGATCAGTATTCAACGATGCTGGTCGCCTTTTATTTTCAAACGGATGAGCGATCAACGTAAATTCATCCATAGCCTGCTTGTCGGGTTTCTGCTGTGCGCATTGGTTGTGAGCATGTATATTATTTCTTCAGCTTCCGATTTCCCCTTCGTGCAACTCGGGATTCATCCCCGTCATATAGACGGTTTGCTCGGAATACTGACCTCGCCGCTGGTTCATGCCAATATCAATCATTTGATTGATAACACAATACCATTGTTTCTCCTGACGCTGGCCACATTTTATTTTTACCACGATGTGGCATTTCCTGTTTTGCTGACAGGCTGGTTTCTTACCGGTTTCTGGGTATGGATAGGAGCACGGCCGGATGCATGGCACGTGGGGGCCAGCGGAATCATATATTGCCTTGCTTCTTTTTTGTTTTTCAGCGGAATGATAAGAAAACATCCACCTCTGCTGGCTATTTCCCTTCTGGTAACTTTTTTGTACGGTGGAATGGTCTGGGGCATTTTACCGGTGC contains the following coding sequences:
- a CDS encoding rhomboid family intramembrane serine protease, which produces MSDQRKFIHSLLVGFLLCALVVSMYIISSASDFPFVQLGIHPRHIDGLLGILTSPLVHANINHLIDNTIPLFLLTLATFYFYHDVAFPVLLTGWFLTGFWVWIGARPDAWHVGASGIIYCLASFLFFSGMIRKHPPLLAISLLVTFLYGGMVWGILPVQTDISWESHLYGAMAGLLLAFIYRGQNPHQEEEGEEEEEEEEFEGEDGEAGEEKAEEDDME